The Candidatus Methylomirabilis lanthanidiphila sequence GACCGGGACCAGTTCCGGAGCGCTGATCGCAATAGCGACAGAGGCAGGAAGTACGATCGCGCTGACCAACACCAATGCCCGGCGATAGGCCAACTGCAACCTCTCCGGCTCACCCCTGATCATAGCCAGCGCCGGAAAGAGGACAAGGGAGAGTTCGGCCGTCACAAAGGTAGTGGGAAGGTAGGCAATCTGATACGCGTATCGGTAAAACCCTAAGGCCTCGGTTCCCAACCAGGTCCCAACTACAAAATAATCGGCGTTTGTAGCGGCATAACTCGCCAACATCGTCAGGCTCACGCCGAAACCGAAGCGCAAGATCTCTGCAGCCTCACGACGAGCCAGCGACAAACCTCCGGAGAGCGGGGCCATGAAGAGAAGCGTCATGGATGTGGCGAGGCTTCCTGCGACCAATCCGACCGCTAAACCCCACACTCCGTAGCCGAGAAGAACCAAACCGACACTCACCCCCGCATACCCCACGAGATTTCCGGTTGCGTCCGCCCAGAATTGACGCTTGAAGTCGAGTTTGCGGAGAAGAAGGGACCGGGATACGACTCCTATATTTTCCGAGATGGAGCACAACGAAAGGAGACGTAGAACAGACGCCATCTCGGGATATTGAAAGAAGCCGGCAACAGTGGGAGCTGTCGTCCACACCACCGCCGTCGCCAGGATGCCGGCAATCAACGAAAGGGTAAAACCAACCCGGATGTGAATCTGGGCCAGGTTCAACCGCTGAACCAGCGCTGCACCAATTCCGACATCCGAAATCGTGCTGACAAGCGCGGCGACGACTACAGCCAACCCTAGAAGCCCTAAATCCTTCGGGTCAAGCAGACGCGCCACAATGACCGCGACAACGAGTTGGACCACAAGTCTAAGGCCTGACGAGGCGATACGCCACCGGACCCCCTCAAATACCAAAGTCGATGTCGGAGTCGAACTCACACCCCGATGCCTTTCAGATCGGTTCATATACCGTAATTCGCTGACGTCGCACAACCTTGAGCAACCCGGCGGCAAAGCCGGCGTTCCATGCACAAAAGCTCATGGGCACTCGGAACACCGCTATCGCAGAGCCCGCTTTTCCGATCACCAGACCAACGAAGGCGAACAGGTAGAACAGCACCTGGATTACGAAAGCGCTACGGTACAACGGCTCCATCGCCAAGATGGTGCTTGACAGGAAAGCGCCACACGCCAGGACGGGCGTCAGGTACCGCAAGATGCGATGGGAGAGGAGCGCCACAGCCGCCTTTGGAAAACGGAACGGGTTAAGGAGCGCACCTCGCCGCAAGAGAGCGGTTAAACAGAGTACGGTCATCCGGGCCCTTGCCAGGATTTCATCTCGTAATGTGGACGGCGCCACATCAAAGACAACGGCATCTCGTACGAAGACGATCCGATGTAGACCCAGCAGCAGATCCAACGGTACCGCATCATCAACGTCTTCATCAGGCTGCAGTGTCCTGAACAGTTGTTTGCGTACGGCCATACAGCAGCCGCTTCCGGCAGTAAGAAGCCCTGCAGCACTCTCCCACTCCCGCAATCTGGTTTCGTACGTCCAATACCGACCCGTATCCTCGGCCACCGTATGGCGGTCCGTCGCATACACGAGTCGCCCCACCGCGCACCCCACCCGAGGGTCGGAAAAATGACCGAGAATAGCGGAAAGAAAATCGGCCCGGAAAGAGGTGCGCGCATCGGTAAATACCAGAATATCGCCCCTCGCGATCTCGGCTGCGCGATTGTGGGCCATCGCCCTGCCGCCACGCGGTAAGGTTAGCAGCCTCACCTTTGGATCAGACCACGCAGCCACGATCTCGTTGGTGCTATCGGTCGACCCATCGGAGGCCACAATGACCTCAACCGTCGCCCTGATCGGAACATCCAGTGCTGCGATGTTGTTCAGACGATCGGCAATAGCATCGCCTTCATTGTGCGCGGCCACGATCACCGTCACACTCACCGGCACATCCTGTTTGACGCCTTCTTCCCTCCGACAAATCAGAGCGAGGATTTTGACCAGAACAGGGTAACCCACATACGCATAAAGAAAAAGCGTTGCACAGCACCAGAGCGTAATCTTTGCAACGACTATCGCCATGCTGGTGAGAAGGCCGAAAGACCTACCTCTACGTGCTTCCTTGTAGTTGCTTCAAGGCTGTATTCTCGAGCAATTTCATATCCCCGCCGGATGAGACTGATGCGAAGATCGGAGTCATTAATGGCTCTCAAAACGGCCTCAGCTACTTCTTGTGGCGATTCAGGGGGAACAAGTAGCGCATCCCGACCGTCCTTCACAATATCCGGAATCCCGCCCACCGGGGTAGCAATGACCGGGAGCCCGCGAGCCATCGCTTCAAAAATAACCCTCGGAAAACCCTCGGCATAGGTTGGGAAGACAAACAAGTCGGCGGCATCATACTCCCGTATGAGCTCTACCTCGTCGTAAATCCCCCCCGTCAGCTTCACGTGTTCCGATAAGCCGGCATCCTGCACCCGTCGGGTCAGTTCATCGACACCGGGTCCCGTCCCGACGAACGTCACTTTGAAGTTGTCGATTTGCCCTCTCAGAAGCTTCACGGCCTCCAGCAGCACAAAGATTCCCTTTTTCTCCAGGAGCGTACCGACGAACAGTAACTGGATACAGGAACCCCGGCAAGTATCCGGCCGATCTGCAATTTGTTCCTCCGGAATAGGCGACCACAAGATATTGAGGATGCGGTTGCCGTTCCGCTTGTACTTCCTGTACAAGGCTTCGCCTTGAGTAATCACCACAGCGTGCTTCACCATCCAACGGGTCAGACCCTCGAAAAGCTTTACGGCAGCCCGGGCCGCCACCTTTGAGAGCCCTCGATAGCGGCCCTGCTCATATTGTGCCTCCAGGTCTCCTACTACGTACAGCACAACGGGAATCTTCCGCGCAACAGCGCTGAGATAGCCGATGATCCCGAGGGGACTCGGAAGCCTGATATAGAGAAGGTCCCAGGACCGTGATGCACGCCAGATCTTGTGCGCACATCCAGGAAACACAGGGAACGAGCTGGTTACCCCGCTAAAATACGGTAATATCTCGAGAGAGATATTGGTCGCGCGGGGCTCATATCGTGCTTGCGGTATATCGAATGTCGCCACCGGGTTACACACTACAACCTGTTCAAAGTATTCGGCCAGCGCATCGACCTCCACACCATAGGTCCGATCCATCTTGAAACGGTCGCCTCTAAGCGAAACCGGAGCGTCATACAGCAGGACGGTCTTCATGCACCACCCCCACCGGCCCCAATCGAGTGCTCTTCGCTGATATGAGAATGCGGCCGGACTCGGACAGCGATCTGCGACTCCTGCAAGCCCCTATGCTCAACCTCCGCAGCATGATCAGCCCAAATATGTGCCGAACTCACGGCGACACCCAAAATGGTCCACGCCAGGATGTGATTAAAGTCGTCCAAGAAAAACATCTGAGCGCACAATGAAACGAGTGACCCCAGCCCACCCCTCAGCAGGTTCTCCCCTGTGGGATGCGTCGTCTCTCGCAGGCTTCGCACGACACGGCGTATCGTGAAGTAGAGAACGCCAAGCAGCCCGACAAATGCCAGAATCCCCCCTTCGGCCCAAGTCGTCAGGTAGAAGTCGTGTGGATTCTTGTCGGCATATGCGACGGTCCCGGGGACATTTAACGCAAAGTTGCCGAGGCCCACACCCAAGAGGGGATGCTCCAGGATCTCCTGGAGCCCCCGCAGTTGTAATTCCAGCCGGAGTGCGTTGGTGATATCACGATGCCTGACATCCTCCTCAAGCGAGAAAATGCTCCAAAACCGATCCACTACCTCTTGTGGCCCCACGTATCCCAAAACGAGAATGCATAGCCCGACTAGCGAGAGAGCAACCGTGCGTCGCCTGCTGGCTCCAAGAACAAAGAAACCCAGCAGAACCCCCAGCCATGCAGCTCGATTAAAGGTGAAGAGCAGAGCGACAAGGGACAGTCCAACCGACGACCACACCGAAAGGCGAGCCAGTGTCGAGAGCGCAGGAACCAGACCAAGGCCCACCGCCAGAGGCAACACGAGCGCAAGATGTTGACCCGTCGCTGTCCTTGTCCCTATACCGGCGTAAATATTCAGATCATAAGAAGAACCATGTATATAGCCGGACAGGCCGTAGGCGCTAAGCCCTCCCGTCACGAGAACAAGTGTAAGGAGTGTCCGGACATGCCACACTCTGTCTCGAAAGGACATCAGAAAGGCAAACAGCAGAGAGTGAAAAAACCATTTCGCGAGGAGCGGCGCGCCGACCTCTGGCGCTTTCGCCACTATTAATGACAGCGTATTACCAAAAAGAAGCAGAGCCACAGATATCGCAATGTCACGATCTTCTATCTTCACATCACGGGTTACCAGAGACCGTAGACATATGATCCCAATCGGTAGCACACTGAACAATGCGGAAAGGGGTATCATAAGCGTCCCAACCGCTATTCGAAGCGTACCGAACGGTAGAAGGGCCAAACTCGCAACAAACAAGACCCACAGTATGCCTGTGCGCTGTGGTTCCAGCGCCCACAATACGGTAAAACACAGCAACAGAAAAAGCCCGAGGGCAATTAGGCCGACTGAGTCGAACAGATACGTGACAGTCCCTACCCCCAGGATGCCTCCGATGAGCCCAACCGCACCCCATCGAGAGACGGGTATCCCCCTCGATCTGCCCGTGACATCTACGTCAGTTGCTGTATCGAACATCGGACACCCGGATTCCTGTACCTACTTGGTCTCTACGCTGAATTGGTATTCATTGAAATAGCAGGCAAGGCCGGATGAACCGTACTCGCTCGCCTCAGCACGGCTTCGATCCTTGCGCGCAGTTCCTCCAACTTGAAGGGCTTGCGGAGGTAATCGTCTGCGCCGGACTGTAGCGCAGGAATCGCGTCGACCTCTTCCCCGTATCCTGTGATCATGATGATTGGGATACGGCTGTACACGGGGTGCGCGCGAAGCTGCTGACACAGTTCGAGGCCGCTCCTATCCGGCAGTTTCACATCAAGAAGGATCAGATGAGGAGCCTCGGCCATGATCCGGTCAAATCCCTCACGGGCGGTGTGGGCTGTCGTCACGATAAACATGTCGTTCACGGCCAAGAACTCTTTTAACAGCTCGCACATCTGCTTATTATCGTCAACCACCACCACACGATATTGTTCGGCGGCCTCAGCAAGCGCAGAGAGTGGCGCCTCCTCAGGTGGAGTATAACTCGGCACAACCTCCTGGACCTTTCGAAGAAGGCGAGCAAAGTTGCCGGACATCGCGAGGTGTTCCATCTCATCGACAAGTGCTTCGATCTCGAACAGCAGTTTCGGTCGCTGTCGAATGGCAAAGATCCTCCCGTGACCCAGCGCCAGCACCTCTTCACTGTCTTCCCAGAGCGCCTCATGCATCTTTTCTCCAGGCCGTAACCCTACATGCTCCTGGACAACTTCGGTTGGAGACAGGCCAAGCGATATCACCAAGTTGTGAGCAAGCTCGGTGATTTTTATGGGACCACCCATATTCAAAACAAAAACATCACCCCTTTTTTCTAACGTTGTGCTTTCCAGGACAAGGCCGACCGCTTCAGGGATCGTCATGAAGAAACGTGTGGCGCCGGGATCGGTGATGTGGATGGAGCCCCCGTTTTCTACCTGCCGCTCAAACAACGGGACAACGCTTCCTGCGCTGCCGAGCACGTTACCGAACCTCACGATTCGGAATTGCGTCGCGTGAGAGTTATTCGAACAAAAATCCGTAATCTTAGTGAGAACGTCCCCCTCACCCGAACCCTCTCCCCCAAATGGGGGCGAGGGGGAAAAAAAGCTTTCATGTCTATGGGGTACGCTACCGGCGCATGGGGTATTGCTCAGCGCTGTAATATACATCTCGCAAATCTTTTTGGTTGCCCCCATAAGATTGCCCGGATTGACCGCCTTGTCCGTCGAGATAAAGACGAACGTCTCTGCGGCATATCGCCTCGCCAGGTCGATCAGTCGTTTCGTCCCAACGACGTTATTCATCACCGCCTCTGCCGGATGTCCCTCCAGGATCGGCACGTGCTTATAGGCCGCGGCGTGGAATATGACCTGCGGCCTGGTCCGTTCGAATATCTCAGACATGCGCGGAATATGCTTAATATCAGCCAGGGCCGCCACCACCGTAACATCAGCACAGCGTTCCTTGATCTCCAGTGAAATTTCGTGCAAGGCGTTCTCGGCACGTTCGACCATGATGAGCGACTCGACGCCATACCCGATCAGTTGCCGGCACAGTTCTGAGCCGATAGATCCCCCTGCTCCCGTGACCACAACGCGCTTCCCGCGAAGAAACGCGGTAATCGTCTCCCTATCGACGGATACCGGTTCCCGCGTAAGCAAGTCATCACTATGCACCTTACGCAGATAGCGCAGTTTCCCTTCGCCCCTTACAAGTTGGGTAAACGAAGGAAGGGTCTTGAACGGCAGACCGGCTTGTGCGCACATACCGCTGACGCGGCGCATCACGTTGCCGTTTGCAGTCGAAATCGCGACAACCGCTTCGTCGATTGCATGCGCCTTCGCAAGGTCAGGAAGCTCATCAATGGCGCCGAGGACAGGTCGGCTATGAATGGTCGCATCCTGCTTCTGAGGATCATCATCGACAAATCCAATAAGGTTATAATCCAGTGACGGATTGCCGAGGATTTCTCTTGCAATCGCTTCACCGGTTTCCCCGGCCCCGACAATGACAACGTTGCGGCGGCCATGTGTCGAAGGTACGGAAGTCTCTCGCCTCTCAGCACGCAATCGCACAAGCAGCCGCGTACCTCCCGTCAGCAGAACGATCAGAGGTGCGGTCAAGACGAGAACCGATCTCGGATAGCTGTGCCATCCCAGCAGGATTAGCGCAAAGCCGTGTAGGCCTACCCCCAGGGTCGATGCCTTGATGATCTGTCTCAGATCCTCTATGCCGGCGAACCTCCAGATACTCTTATGAGTTCGCAGGACCAGAAACGATAGCAGGTAGACCGCGCAGACGACGGGAAGGCCGTAGAGGAGGTGCCACACCTCTTTCTCCGGCAGTGCCCAGTCAAAGCGGAGCATGAAGGCCCACAGGTTTGCAGCAACAATGGTAAGACAATCCAGCGTCAGCCTTGCGCATTGTTGCAAGGTAGAGGGCGGGTTGACTGCCGCGACAATCCGCCGCCCTATTGTCACAGACGTAAGCATGACGTACCAAAGGTCACGCCCGATTGACCGTGTACGAACATACTCCAGGTCACTCTTCAGCTTCTCCTGAATGAACTGCTTGGTATAGTGTTCAATGGTGTCCACCCCAACAGGAAATTTGTCCGATTCATCGATCCACGCCAGTTGGGTCGGACCGGTGATGCCCGGTTTAACCTCCAGGATTTCGCGTTGTGTCGCCGTATACTGTTGAACGATCGAAGGAATCTCGGGGCGAGGCCCAACCAGGCTCATGTCGCCTGTCAGGACATTGATGAACTGGGGCAACTCGTCGAGCTTAAGCCGTCTCAGCCATCCACCTACCCGCGTCACACGCGGATCGGCGCTTCCAGTTAAGGGCGGTCCCAGTCGCTCTGCATCTGCGACCATGGATCTGAATTTGAGAACCCTGAAACTCTTTCCGCGCCGCCCGGCCCGCTCCTGAGTGTAGAAGACCGGACCCGGCGAATCGAGCTTAATGGCAACAGCAACGAGGAGAAAGATGGGAAGCAGCAATGCCAGCGCTACCAGGGACAGAACAAGATCGATTGCCCGCTTGAGCATTGTCTATCTCCGGTTCACCTGCTCACCCCTCATCCTATCCTTCCCCCGCAAGGGGGGAAGGGATATCCGGGAGGAGAGCTGTCTGCAAGTTGTCACCATGAGCCCTATCTCCGAAGGGCATGGAGTGTGTTGCGTACAGACTCGATCACTCGCCCAACGTCGGCATCCGTCATCCCCGGATAGATCGGGAGTGAGATCGCGCGCTCGAAGATTCGCTCGGAGACCGGAAAGGCTCCCCAAGAGTAGCCACATCTCTTCTGATAAACGGGATGTAGGTGCAGGGGAATGAAGTGGACCGAGGTCCCGATGCCGTGCTCTCCCAGAGAACGAATCACCTCGTTTCGTCCGCCAGCCAAAGTAGCAAGGTTAAGCTGCAAGATGTAGAGATGCCAGGCGTGAGTCCCGTAGTCGGCCTCCTGAGGGATCACGCACGCCTCCACACCTGAAAAGCCCTCATTGTACATTCTGGCGATCTCTCGGCGGCGCTTATACAAATCATCAGATCTCCTGAGCTGTTGGATTCCCAACGCTGCAGCGAGATCGGTCAGATTGTACTTAAAGCCGAAATCGAGGATCTCGTAATACCAGTGCCCCTTATCCGAGTACCGGTTCCAGGCATCACCGCTCAGACCATGGAGACTCATCCGCTTGATTCTGGACGCATAATCGTCTCGCTCTGTCGTCACCATTCCGCCTTCCCCAGTGGTTATCGGCTTGGTGGCATAGAAACTGAACGCGGTAAGATCACTGATGGTCCCGACCATCTTTCCTTTATAGGTGGCAGGCAGGGCGTGAGCGGCGTCCTCAATCACGTGAAGCCCACGTGCTTTGGCAAGCTCCATGATCGGGTCCATGTCACACGGCTGGCCTGCGATGTGCACAGGGATGATGGCCTTGGTCTTCGGGGTAATCAGCGGCTCGATGGTCGTCACATCAATGTTGAATGTGTCCGGACGGCAATCGGTCAGGACCGGATGGGCTCCGAGGTATGCGACCACCTCCCCGGTAGCGGCAAACGTATAGGTGGGCAGGATCACCTCGTCGCCAGGACCGATACCAACCGCTTCAAGTGCCAGATGGAGCGCGGCCGTACCGGAGTTGACGGCGATGGCATGTCGAGCGCCGACATAGGCCGCAAACATCTCCTCAAATCTCCTGACCTTCGGACCGGTCGTAAGCCAACCGGACCGAAGCGTCTCGACGACTTCGGCGATCTCTTCTTCACCGATGGATGGGAGGTGAAACGGGATTCTCTGATACCGCCCATCCTCAGTGTTCATATCCGGTATCCTCAAGTCTCATCGGTCATTTGCGCGGGGGCGCTTTAATGAATTTTCTGGAGAGAGACCTGATCGATCCAGGCGGTTCCTCCGGTAAGATTATCGAGCTTCTGACTGGCGTCTCGTCGGATCTTGAGAACGACAGCATGGGTCTGGGCGGATACCTGAAATGGTATGCGCAACTGGGACCACGGGTGGTCGCCGATGTAGCTCTCGCTGACGGCGTACCGTCTGCCGTCGAGAAAATCTGCAACCTCCAGATAGGGGCCGCTTGAGGTTGTGATGCCTGTCGTCTTGATGGAACTACTCAGCAGGTAGCGACTTCCCGGCGTCACCGGAACCACCTGAGACGCGGCGGTCAGTCCAGGGTTGTGAGCGCCGTCAAAGACGATCTTGAGCGACCGCGCCCCCTCCGTAGAACTCGACGTACTCACGCCAACCTCTACCCCAGTACTCCGCCCAACCCGCCAATCGAATCCGCCCCCCCACGTCTCGTCGCGCTCGAACCCGGCATTCCACACCAGGTTGCCGAGGCTATCCGCTCTCCCGCCAATCCCCCGCAATCGCAACAGCAGGCCCCAGGCCGATACCGCCTCCGACAGGTCCCGATGTTCAAGCATCATATTGACATATGATAAGGCCACGCGAGGATCGAGTACTGAAGGATGGAGGTCTGTAAGCCGCCGCCACACCACCTTTCCGTTCTCAACCTCTTCCTGTCTGATCAGGTAGTCCAGATAGTCCGATACGATTCCGGTCTCAGCGGGTAGGGCGGTCTCGATAAAATCTGCCGGTCGCATAAGGGTATGAATAAGGGTGAAATAGGTCCGGCGCTGATAAGGCTCGGTCATCACCAGATGTCGCAGGTTGGTAATCGCGCCCTCGTAGTCTTCAAGCTGGATCTGGAACAGGGCGGCCTCCCAACGCAGTCTCGAACTGCTGGGATTGAATCGCAACGCAAGCCCCAAGGCGTCCCTGGCCTCTTTGTCCTGCCCCAGCCACCAGTGGACCCGTGCCGAATCGAACCAGGTCCGGCTTGAGAGGGGATTTGCTCCGAGGGCCATTCGATATTCCTTCAAGGCCTCCTGATAGTCCTGCACGCCCACGCTGTATTGGCGGATCCGCCCTATATGCTGGTGCCGGTACTGAGGGTGTTCGGGGTGAAACCGCCAGGCGCGCAGTAACTCAGGATCGTGGGGAAGTTGAGGGATCGCAAAGGCAGCCGCCCATGGGCGAACGATCATCCAGGCGAGCAGCATGGCGAGGCTTGAAAGCAGGAGGAGCGCGACGATCTTGTCTCGCGACGTTCTCAACTCGATAACCATAACACTC is a genomic window containing:
- the wzxC gene encoding Lipopolysaccharide biosynthesis protein WzxC, giving the protein MSSTPTSTLVFEGVRWRIASSGLRLVVQLVVAVIVARLLDPKDLGLLGLAVVVAALVSTISDVGIGAALVQRLNLAQIHIRVGFTLSLIAGILATAVVWTTAPTVAGFFQYPEMASVLRLLSLCSISENIGVVSRSLLLRKLDFKRQFWADATGNLVGYAGVSVGLVLLGYGVWGLAVGLVAGSLATSMTLLFMAPLSGGLSLARREAAEILRFGFGVSLTMLASYAATNADYFVVGTWLGTEALGFYRYAYQIAYLPTTFVTAELSLVLFPALAMIRGEPERLQLAYRRALVLVSAIVLPASVAIAISAPELVPVVLGDRWAGVILPLQILCVGGLFRAVYNLAGSLTKAGGMVYQQAVRYILYAVTVFGGSLVGMAWGLTGVSIGVVAALALISILMSQLSVHFLENSWRWFLGTHLPALLVALGVGAGGAMGSALGRMLELPPSIRLALILSGCLGGVVALPTRWLGPDMTDLLIQLAHRIPYQRLRGWLRWKAGETEASMWADG
- a CDS encoding Beta-monoglucosyldiacylglycerol synthase → MAIVVAKITLWCCATLFLYAYVGYPVLVKILALICRREEGVKQDVPVSVTVIVAAHNEGDAIADRLNNIAALDVPIRATVEVIVASDGSTDSTNEIVAAWSDPKVRLLTLPRGGRAMAHNRAAEIARGDILVFTDARTSFRADFLSAILGHFSDPRVGCAVGRLVYATDRHTVAEDTGRYWTYETRLREWESAAGLLTAGSGCCMAVRKQLFRTLQPDEDVDDAVPLDLLLGLHRIVFVRDAVVFDVAPSTLRDEILARARMTVLCLTALLRRGALLNPFRFPKAAVALLSHRILRYLTPVLACGAFLSSTILAMEPLYRSAFVIQVLFYLFAFVGLVIGKAGSAIAVFRVPMSFCAWNAGFAAGLLKVVRRQRITVYEPI
- a CDS encoding Glycosyl transferase, group 1; this translates as MKTVLLYDAPVSLRGDRFKMDRTYGVEVDALAEYFEQVVVCNPVATFDIPQARYEPRATNISLEILPYFSGVTSSFPVFPGCAHKIWRASRSWDLLYIRLPSPLGIIGYLSAVARKIPVVLYVVGDLEAQYEQGRYRGLSKVAARAAVKLFEGLTRWMVKHAVVITQGEALYRKYKRNGNRILNILWSPIPEEQIADRPDTCRGSCIQLLFVGTLLEKKGIFVLLEAVKLLRGQIDNFKVTFVGTGPGVDELTRRVQDAGLSEHVKLTGGIYDEVELIREYDAADLFVFPTYAEGFPRVIFEAMARGLPVIATPVGGIPDIVKDGRDALLVPPESPQEVAEAVLRAINDSDLRISLIRRGYEIAREYSLEATTRKHVEVGLSAFSPAWR
- a CDS encoding membrane protein — its product is MFDTATDVDVTGRSRGIPVSRWGAVGLIGGILGVGTVTYLFDSVGLIALGLFLLLCFTVLWALEPQRTGILWVLFVASLALLPFGTLRIAVGTLMIPLSALFSVLPIGIICLRSLVTRDVKIEDRDIAISVALLLFGNTLSLIVAKAPEVGAPLLAKWFFHSLLFAFLMSFRDRVWHVRTLLTLVLVTGGLSAYGLSGYIHGSSYDLNIYAGIGTRTATGQHLALVLPLAVGLGLVPALSTLARLSVWSSVGLSLVALLFTFNRAAWLGVLLGFFVLGASRRRTVALSLVGLCILVLGYVGPQEVVDRFWSIFSLEEDVRHRDITNALRLELQLRGLQEILEHPLLGVGLGNFALNVPGTVAYADKNPHDFYLTTWAEGGILAFVGLLGVLYFTIRRVVRSLRETTHPTGENLLRGGLGSLVSLCAQMFFLDDFNHILAWTILGVAVSSAHIWADHAAEVEHRGLQESQIAVRVRPHSHISEEHSIGAGGGGA
- a CDS encoding UDP-phosphate glucose phosphotransferase gives rise to the protein MLKRAIDLVLSLVALALLLPIFLLVAVAIKLDSPGPVFYTQERAGRRGKSFRVLKFRSMVADAERLGPPLTGSADPRVTRVGGWLRRLKLDELPQFINVLTGDMSLVGPRPEIPSIVQQYTATQREILEVKPGITGPTQLAWIDESDKFPVGVDTIEHYTKQFIQEKLKSDLEYVRTRSIGRDLWYVMLTSVTIGRRIVAAVNPPSTLQQCARLTLDCLTIVAANLWAFMLRFDWALPEKEVWHLLYGLPVVCAVYLLSFLVLRTHKSIWRFAGIEDLRQIIKASTLGVGLHGFALILLGWHSYPRSVLVLTAPLIVLLTGGTRLLVRLRAERRETSVPSTHGRRNVVIVGAGETGEAIAREILGNPSLDYNLIGFVDDDPQKQDATIHSRPVLGAIDELPDLAKAHAIDEAVVAISTANGNVMRRVSGMCAQAGLPFKTLPSFTQLVRGEGKLRYLRKVHSDDLLTREPVSVDRETITAFLRGKRVVVTGAGGSIGSELCRQLIGYGVESLIMVERAENALHEISLEIKERCADVTVVAALADIKHIPRMSEIFERTRPQVIFHAAAYKHVPILEGHPAEAVMNNVVGTKRLIDLARRYAAETFVFISTDKAVNPGNLMGATKKICEMYITALSNTPCAGSVPHRHESFFSPSPPFGGEGSGEGDVLTKITDFCSNNSHATQFRIVRFGNVLGSAGSVVPLFERQVENGGSIHITDPGATRFFMTIPEAVGLVLESTTLEKRGDVFVLNMGGPIKITELAHNLVISLGLSPTEVVQEHVGLRPGEKMHEALWEDSEEVLALGHGRIFAIRQRPKLLFEIEALVDEMEHLAMSGNFARLLRKVQEVVPSYTPPEEAPLSALAEAAEQYRVVVVDDNKQMCELLKEFLAVNDMFIVTTAHTAREGFDRIMAEAPHLILLDVKLPDRSGLELCQQLRAHPVYSRIPIIMITGYGEEVDAIPALQSGADDYLRKPFKLEELRARIEAVLRRASTVHPALPAISMNTNSA
- a CDS encoding spore coat protein codes for the protein MNTEDGRYQRIPFHLPSIGEEEIAEVVETLRSGWLTTGPKVRRFEEMFAAYVGARHAIAVNSGTAALHLALEAVGIGPGDEVILPTYTFAATGEVVAYLGAHPVLTDCRPDTFNIDVTTIEPLITPKTKAIIPVHIAGQPCDMDPIMELAKARGLHVIEDAAHALPATYKGKMVGTISDLTAFSFYATKPITTGEGGMVTTERDDYASRIKRMSLHGLSGDAWNRYSDKGHWYYEILDFGFKYNLTDLAAALGIQQLRRSDDLYKRRREIARMYNEGFSGVEACVIPQEADYGTHAWHLYILQLNLATLAGGRNEVIRSLGEHGIGTSVHFIPLHLHPVYQKRCGYSWGAFPVSERIFERAISLPIYPGMTDADVGRVIESVRNTLHALRR